From a region of the Arachis ipaensis cultivar K30076 chromosome B09, Araip1.1, whole genome shotgun sequence genome:
- the LOC107615910 gene encoding uncharacterized protein LOC107615910: MEWKLKFPNAVVHRLTESGSDHAPILMETEPQSWHSKRRFKYQERWCGEEDVKRIVSEVWRMEVVGSAMFSLAQKLKVCRHRLVQWQKTHKANSRKEIEDLQAKIEELRVAGINGGEEVTSLEEKLELAYLKEESYWREKSRIKWLKEGDQNTRFFHQKFQSRMRRNRIWRLVGRDNEIASKPEDIAKVAEDYFCDIFTSSCSADPNPYLEDLESKVTASMNRRLQRPVTMDEVKRATFSVHAQSAPGFCAEGLSFLLHKAEQNRLIQGVQVNRRCQTINHLLFADDSIFFCKSAPNTSQSILELLETYEGFSGQKVNLNKSAIFFSHNTPQNTRLAVAQTLNIEHIGAQDKYLGLPSIVQKSKKATFGAIKDKVQKRIMCWKRSILSSGGRHTLLRAVGEAIPIYTVSCFKLPDTLLTEIHSMLSQFWWGQKGVERRMVWIKWDTMTRPKKDGGLGDQGSKGAKFGFIGQAMLASNEIP, translated from the coding sequence ATGGAATGGAAGTTGAAGTTTCCGAATGCAGTGGTGCACAGGCTCACAGAGTCAGGCTCGGATCATGCTCCAATTTTGATGGAAACCGAACCTCAATCCTGGCATAGTAAAAGGCGGTTTAAATACCAGGAACGTTGGTGTGGAGAAGAGGATGTCAAGAGAATTGTCAGTGAAGTGTGGAGAATGGAAGTTGTAGGCTCGGCTATGTTCTCTTTGGCCCAAAAGTTGAAAGTTTGTAGACATAGACTAGTTCAATGGCAGAAAACTCACAAAGCAAACTCCCGAAAAGAAATTGAGGACcttcaagctaaaatagaggagTTGCGGGTGGCTGGAATCAATGGGGGAGAGGAGGTTACCAGTTTGGAAGAGAAGTTGGAGCTAGCATATTTGAAAGAAGAGAGCTATTGGCGAGAAAAATCTAGAATCAAGTGGCTAAAAGAAGGAGATCAGAATACTAGATTCTTTCACCAGAAATTTCAATCAAGAATGCGAAGGAACAGAATTTGGAGATTAGTGGGGAGGGACAATGAGATTGCATCGAAACCGGAGGATATTGCAAAGGTAGCTGAGGACTACTTTTGCgatatttttacttcttcttgTTCGGCTGATCCGAATCCATACTTAGAGGATTTGGAGTCTAAGGTTACAGCTTCCATGAACCGTAGGCTCCAAAGGCCAGTAACTATGGACGAGGTCAAAAGAGCTACATTTAGTGTTCATGCTCAGAGTGCTCCTGGTTTTTGTGCAGAAGGactttccttcttgctacacaaggcagagcaAAACAGATTAATTCAAGGAGTTCAAGTTAATCGGAGATGCCAAACAATTAATCACCTTTTGTTTGCTGATGATTCAATCTTTTTTTGCAAGAGCGCACCTAATACAAGCCAAAGCATTCTAGAATTGCTAGAGACCTATGAGGGTTTTAGTGGGCAAAAAGTCAATTTGAATAAGTCGGCTATCTTTTTCAGTCACAACACTCCTCAGAACACAAGACTAGCAGTTGCTCAGAcactaaatattgaacatatcGGAGCACAAGACAAATACCTGGGACTGCCCTCTAtagttcaaaaatcaaagaaagcaacctTTGGAGCTATCAAGGATAAAGTTCAGAAGAGGATTATGTGTTGGAAAAGAAGTATATTGTCATCAGGTGGCAGGCACACGCTATTGAGAGCGGTGGGGGAGGCGATTCCTATTTATACAGTCTCTTGTTTCAAGCTCCCGGACACGCTGTTGACTGAGATTCATAGCATGCTCTCGCAATTTTGGTGGGGTCAAAAAGGCGTAGAACGAagaatggtttggattaaatgggACACAATGACGAGACCAAAGAAAGATGGAGGGCTGGGGGATCAAGGATCTAAGGGCGCAAAATTTGGCTTTATTGGGCAAGCAATGTTGGCGTCTAATGAAATACCCTAA